The nucleotide window CATCGCAAAGGAACACAACGCTCGCTTCAACGTCGTGCCCAAAGAATACGCCTTAGACAACGGAGCCATGATTGCATGGACAGGCGCCTTAACCTACAAAAGCGGAATCACCACTCCAATAGAGAAAAGCATCGTCAAACTGAAATGGCGACTAGACCAAGTTCCAGTACCGTGGGTCGAAGAGGCAGAGTGAAAAAACTCAATGGTGCTCATTAGAAAAGGCGCCGAAGCCGACCTCCACCTCGAACAGTGGCACGGTCACAAAGTCGTAATGAAACGGCGACTCCCAAAAGCATATCGACTGCCACAACTTGACCTAGCTGTAAGAACCCAGCGCACACTTCGCGAACCCGCACTCATTCACCGAGCCAAAGAAGCCGGAGTCCCAACACCCACAATCTACATGATAGACTTAGCAGAGTCAAACATCATCATGGAATACGTCGAAGGCAAACAGGTCAAACAGGTCTTGAACACCTTGCCACCCGAGGAAAAACTACGCTTATGCCGCCACATCGGCACATTAATCGGACGCCTCCACAAACACGGAATAATACACGGCGACTTAACCACATCAAACATGATTCTCACATCTTACAGGAAAATCTACCTTGTAGACTTTGGACTGGGCGAACACTCCGAGGAACTGGAGATTCGCGGAGTCGACCTTCACCTAATGAAAAGAGCACTTCAAAGCACACACCACAGATTAGCCAAAAAGTGCTTCGAAGCCGTGACAACCGGATACACTGAGACCGTCGGAAAGGAAACCGCAGCCAAAGTCCTCGCAAAAATCCAAGAAATCGAGCGCAGGGGACGTTATATTGAGGAAAGGTAAAATAGCATTCTTCGTCACAGGCAACGTGGGCAAGTTTCACGAAGCACGAGCCGTGCTCAAAGAGTTCGACATTTCAACCGCCATGCTCAGCATGGAAACCAAAGAGATCCAAGCCGATGATATAGACGCAATTGCCAAAGCCAGCGCGTTAGAAGCAGCAATGAAATCAAAAATGCATATCTTCGTCGAAGACGCTGGACTCTTCATCCAAGCCCTCAACGGTTTCCCAGGACCCTACTCCTCTTACGTTC belongs to Candidatus Bathyarchaeia archaeon and includes:
- a CDS encoding KEOPS complex kinase/ATPase Bud32 — protein: MVLIRKGAEADLHLEQWHGHKVVMKRRLPKAYRLPQLDLAVRTQRTLREPALIHRAKEAGVPTPTIYMIDLAESNIIMEYVEGKQVKQVLNTLPPEEKLRLCRHIGTLIGRLHKHGIIHGDLTTSNMILTSYRKIYLVDFGLGEHSEELEIRGVDLHLMKRALQSTHHRLAKKCFEAVTTGYTETVGKETAAKVLAKIQEIERRGRYIEER